The sequence CACCAGCACGGCGGCCCCGACCACGGCGACGACGGCGGCGGGCACCAGCGCGGAATACCTGACGACGGCGAGCGCGGTGAGGCAGTGCGCGAGCACGGAACCGTGATCAACGGTGCTTCCCGAGAGCAGCAGCACCGTGATCTCGATGACATGGGTGGCCACCGCGACGACCGTGGCCGTCATCCCGAAACGGACGGCGGCCCTCGCGGGCGCTGTGCGCCACACCCAGCCCGCCGCGGCAGTGCCGAGGTAGAGACCGAGCCCGTAACACGCGGCGAGCGCGTAACCCCACGCGGCGGCGGAGGCGATGGTGCCCGCGTCCCCCTCTCCACGGCCTGAGGAGAAGGATCCGGGGAATTCCACGGCGATGAGGGCGCTGCCGGTGTGCCACCAGCCTCCCACCACGGTGAGCACGATGGCGGCCAGCGCCAGTGCCGCCGCGACGGGTCGGGAAGGGACGTCTCGGCGGACCGGCCCCGGCACCGACATATCTGCCACCCCCAGTTGTCCTCGGCTCGACGTGTCCAGTGTCGATCATGCGGGACGTGCCTTCGGCACCCGGTCGGGATGGTCTCACCGAGAGGCACCCGGTGCACACAGCCGAACGAGCGGAACTGCCGGGGCCCGCGGCGTCGCCGGACTTCGCCGACAGCCGTCCGCTGCCTCTCTCCGGGTTTCGGATCGTGGGCGAGGGGGAAGCGGGTGTGGGACGGCAGCGAGGAACGGAGTGTGGATGGCCAGGAAGACGAACAAACCGATCGTGGTGGGCGTTGACCGTTCCCCTGCCGCACGCGTCGCGCTGGAATGGGCCATCGACGAGGCGCTCGTCCGCGACTGCGCCGTGCGTGCCGTGGTCGTGTGGTCGGTGGATGTGACGAGGGAACCGCCGTGGGAACCCGTCGAGAAGATCCGCGCCCGCCACGCGAGGGAACTGGACGACACGCTAGCGGAGGTGACCAGGGGGAGGGAGCACCTGCCGCGCATCGTGCCTGTGGTGATCGAGGCCGCACCGGCCGCGGGGCTCATCGAGGCATCGGAGGGCGCTGCCATGCTGGTCGTCGCGCGGCGGGCCGGTCAGTGGGTGCGCCGCGCACTGCTGGGTTCGGTGAGCAGTGCGTGCGTGAAGCACGCACGGGTTCCCGTGGTCGTGATCCCACCGTCGGACGAGCCGTGGGAGGGCGCCGAGGCCGCGTCGGAAGCTGAGGGGTCCGAGGACGTGGCGGGGGCCGAGGAGTGGCCTGTGGACGAGCAGGCGCCGCCCGGACGGTAGCGGGCAGCGCCTTGAACCTTCTCCTCGGCGACCGGGACGCACGGTGTCAGTCGTGCCGGACAGGGATCTGTCTGCGGGTCTCCTCCGGTTTGCTGAGCTCGACGCGGACGGTGAGGATGCCGCCTTCGTAGGAGGCGTCGATCGCGTCCTCCTTGGCCCCGGTCGGCAATGCCACGGTGCGGGCGAACGAGCCGTAGCGGAACTCGGACCTTCCGCCCTCCGCCTGCTCCTCGCCGCGTTGCGCCTCGATCGTCAGGAGTCCGTTGTGGACGGTGATGGTCAGGTCGTTGTCCACGTCGATCCCCGGTAGCTCGGCGCGCAGCACGTAGGTGTCCTCCTCGACCCTGTCCTCGACGCGGATGCTGTGCAGATCGAGCGCGGGGCGAAGACCGCCCATGGTGGGAAGCATCTCGAGTAGGTCGCGGAAGTCGGGAATCAGCGGGCGGCTGTGGGACCGTTCGGGCTGGCTCATGAGGCAACCTTCCTGCGTCGGTTCGTCCTTGTCTCCCATCGCAGCGCAGGCGAGCCTGCGACGGCAGAGCCCTCCGCACGTCGCGGCGAGGGACCTAAGTCCCTTCGGCCGTCCCTCCCGCGCGAGGACGCTGGGAGGCGATCCTGCCGAGCGAGGGGACAGCCAGTGCGGGCATGGCGCGTGACGCGGCCCGGACCGATCACGTCGGGGCCGCTGACCAAGCACGACGAGCCGGTGCCGAGACCGGCGGGGGACGAGCTGCTCGTGCGCGTGCTGGCCTGCGGGGTCTGCCGGACCGACCTGCACGTCGCGGAGGGTGATCTCCCTGTGCACCGGCCTGCCGTGGTGCCGGGGCACGAGGTGGTCGGCGAGGTCGTCGAAGCGGGTGCCGAAACGGACATGGTGGGCAAGATGAGCACGGCGGTGGGTTCCGGCGCGGAAACCGGACGTCTCACGGGAAACACGACCGGGGAGCGTTTCAGGCCAGGAGACCGGGTGGGTGTGCCGTGGTTGCGGCACACGTGCGGGACGTGCCGTCACTGCGCACGGGGTGCCGAGAACCTGTGTCCCGATTCGCGCTACACGGGCTGGGACGCCGACGGCGGCTACGCCGACTACGCCACCGTGCCTGCGGGCTACGCGCTGTCGCTGCCGTCCGGGTACTCCGATGACGAACTCGCACCGCTGCTCTGCGCGGGCATCATCGGCTACCGCGCGTTGCGCCGCGCCGCCCTGCCCGAGGGCGGGCGGCTCGGCGTGTACGGATTCGGTGGCAGCGCACACCTGACGACTCAGGTGGCGCTGGCCGAGGGGGCGCGCGTGCACGTGATGACGAGAGGAGTGAAGGCAGCCGAACTCGCCACCGAACTCGGCGCGGACTCGGTGCAAGAGGCCAGCGGTACACCACCGGAACCGCTCGACGCGGCCATCCTGTTCGCGCCTGCCGGTGAGCTCGTTCCCGCCGCGCTGGCGGCTCTCGACCGGGGCGGCACCTTGGCCGTCGCGGGTATCCACCTGACCGGTATCCCGCCGCTGGACTACCGCACCCACCTGTTCCAGGAACGCCAGCTGCGCAGTGTCACAGCCAACACACGCGACGACGCGCGCGCGTTCCTGCGGTTCGCCGGACGGCACCGGCTGCGGGTGTCCACGACCCCGTACCCGCTGGACGAGGCGGATTGCGCACTCGCCGACCTCGCCGCGGGCAGCGTCGTCGGCGCGGCCGTGCTCCGGCCCGACCTGCGTTCCCGGAGGGAGTGATCCGCCGTGCCCGTGAGATGGCGCAGGGGACCGCTCGTCGCGCTCGCCGTGCTGCTCTGCGCCGTGGTGGGGGTCGTGACGTGGTTGCTGGTGTCCGACGGCGACTCCGGTGACGGCACCGGCGACCAGGCTCGCCCTCCCGCGACCGCGCCGCGGCCAGGACCGGGCGCACCGCCGCAGGCTCCCGTCCCCGTCACCGTCGTGAAGATCGACAACGTGGCGGCGGCGCGTCCGCAGACCGGGCTGGACGGCGCCGACGTCGTCTACGTCGAACCGGTGGAGGGCGGGTTCACCAGGCTGGCCGCGGTCTACTCGTCGGGGCTGCCCGACGTCGTCGGTCCCGTCCGCAGCGCGAGGGAGTCCGACGTCGATCTGCTCGCCCAGTACGGAAGGCCCTCACTCGTCTTCTCCGGTGCGGCACCGGAGATCGAACCCGTGCTCGCCGGTTCGTCGGCCGTGCTCGTGCGGCAGCGGGACGCGCCGGAGGCGTTCTTCCGCGATCCGGCGAGGCCCGCGCCCCACAACCTCTACGTCCGCCCCGCTCTCGTGCCTCAGGGCAGCGGGCCGGGGCCGGGTCAGGTCCTTCCGCGCGGGGACGCGCCGCGAGACGGCACACCGGTGGCCGACCACGTCGCCTCCTTCGCGAACAGCGAGTACCGGTTCACGTGGTCACAGGAGTCGGGGCGCTGGCTGGTGGCCCTCGACGGGTCACCGCTCGTCTCGGCCGGAGCCGGGCAGGCCTCGGCCGAGACGGTCGTGGTGCAGCGGGTGGAGGTCGTCGAGGGCGCCCAGGTGAGGGACGCCAGCGGGTCGCCGTCACCCGTCGTCCACAGCGTGGGCACAGGGGACGCAACGGTGCTGCGGGAGGGGAAACGCTACGACGGCACGTGGTCGCGGCCGTCGGCGGGTGACGGGACCCGGTTCACCACCGCGTCGGGAGAGCCGTTACCGCTGGCCGACGGTCCCGTGTGGGTGGTGCTGCTCCCGCGCTGAGCGGGGCCGGCGCGGTTGACGCGACGCCTTCAGTCGTTTCATGAGTGTTCGCG comes from Saccharomonospora xinjiangensis XJ-54 and encodes:
- a CDS encoding Hsp20/alpha crystallin family protein produces the protein MSQPERSHSRPLIPDFRDLLEMLPTMGGLRPALDLHSIRVEDRVEEDTYVLRAELPGIDVDNDLTITVHNGLLTIEAQRGEEQAEGGRSEFRYGSFARTVALPTGAKEDAIDASYEGGILTVRVELSKPEETRRQIPVRHD
- a CDS encoding zinc-binding alcohol dehydrogenase family protein — encoded protein: MRAWRVTRPGPITSGPLTKHDEPVPRPAGDELLVRVLACGVCRTDLHVAEGDLPVHRPAVVPGHEVVGEVVEAGAETDMVGKMSTAVGSGAETGRLTGNTTGERFRPGDRVGVPWLRHTCGTCRHCARGAENLCPDSRYTGWDADGGYADYATVPAGYALSLPSGYSDDELAPLLCAGIIGYRALRRAALPEGGRLGVYGFGGSAHLTTQVALAEGARVHVMTRGVKAAELATELGADSVQEASGTPPEPLDAAILFAPAGELVPAALAALDRGGTLAVAGIHLTGIPPLDYRTHLFQERQLRSVTANTRDDARAFLRFAGRHRLRVSTTPYPLDEADCALADLAAGSVVGAAVLRPDLRSRRE
- a CDS encoding DUF3048 domain-containing protein codes for the protein MPVRWRRGPLVALAVLLCAVVGVVTWLLVSDGDSGDGTGDQARPPATAPRPGPGAPPQAPVPVTVVKIDNVAAARPQTGLDGADVVYVEPVEGGFTRLAAVYSSGLPDVVGPVRSARESDVDLLAQYGRPSLVFSGAAPEIEPVLAGSSAVLVRQRDAPEAFFRDPARPAPHNLYVRPALVPQGSGPGPGQVLPRGDAPRDGTPVADHVASFANSEYRFTWSQESGRWLVALDGSPLVSAGAGQASAETVVVQRVEVVEGAQVRDASGSPSPVVHSVGTGDATVLREGKRYDGTWSRPSAGDGTRFTTASGEPLPLADGPVWVVLLPR
- a CDS encoding universal stress protein translates to MARKTNKPIVVGVDRSPAARVALEWAIDEALVRDCAVRAVVVWSVDVTREPPWEPVEKIRARHARELDDTLAEVTRGREHLPRIVPVVIEAAPAAGLIEASEGAAMLVVARRAGQWVRRALLGSVSSACVKHARVPVVVIPPSDEPWEGAEAASEAEGSEDVAGAEEWPVDEQAPPGR